The genome window ATTGGAGTAAAGGCTTTGCACTTGATCTCCATTCTTAATAATGTTATCAAGTTGTTGAAGTTTTTGTAGTGAAAACGATAAATCTGGGTTTTGGTACTGACTGGATGACAGCAAATTAGCAAGGCCTAACAATTCTGGACTCACCGCGGTTTGAAGCCCCAATAAGTTTGATAGGTTGAGCTGAGCAGAGCCCAGAATGTTTGATAGGTCATGGAAATCAATGCGAGGGCTATGAGTCACAGGGTCAACACCCATCCTAAGAAGCCTCTTCCTGATATGAGTGTTccagtaattttttatttcattatcAGTTCTTCCTGGCAAGTGAGCTGCAATTGCTGACCACCTATGTTTAGACATTGGCAAAAGATGCAGCTCCATTAGACATAAAACAAGTAAGTTATCGACATATATAAAGATTTGAGGGCAATTGTTTTACTTGTTTCCCATGACTCTGTGTAACTGGATTattgcttcttcttcttcgaaAGAGAACCTCCCTCTCTTGATATCAGGCCTTAAGTAGTTTGTCCATCGAAGGCGACAACTCTTTCCACATCTTTGAAGGTCTAAGAACACATATCAGGCAGGCAAATATTAATgactaaaaagaaaaatctGTATAAATTTACGGTCTTCACTAATGGTACATTAGCAGGAATAAATATATGCGACATGTAGTAGTAAATACCAGCATTCTGGGGAAGATTTCTCCAGTTGCCAGGTCCATTTGCCTGAATGTATTGCACGAGTTTCGCATCCTCCTCCTGCGTCCATGGACCTTTCTTCAATCCATTTTTATCACAACAAGGCGCTCTTCCCATTTCAGCTAGCTCCTTAATGTAGTATATCTAGTGATATATCAATTGCAGAAATTAGACAAGAGAAATTTGTAGGTCCTGTAGAAAAGGGGGCTTGTATTTATAGACCAACGGAAGAGTTTAAGGAACATTTTTAACTGTTGAAGTCAATAGAAGTGTTGCAGGGAAAGAGCTTAACGAATTGTGATGACAAGTGTCAAATGACAAGTGAGCTGACCTTTGCTAAAAGTCCTAAGAAAATGACTCAGGATATATATGGTGGGTAGAAGTAGTTAGATACACTACCAGAATACCAGCGaagccaatctttcttcttatAGCTTCTTGTGGCTAGTTTCTCAAGTTCAATAATCTCCAGATTGATTATCTTATCAtgcttttaaattatttgttactTGCGCATGCTTTCATCAAGATATCAGTTCATAAATAGCCATATATGTCAACTTCTGTACTTGCAATAACCCAGCATTTGAGACCCTTTCTGATTATTATGCTTAACAATATTAGACATTTTGAAAAACTTGTCTGAATCAAGTTCCCAGTTGTGGAAAAGAACATGATTTCTCTGTCCAGATTTTATTTTGCATTAGATTCCTCCATTTCGCGATCTTAATCCGCTTGATGCAACCGGTACGTGGTACGTGGCCATGCATTAAAGTAATTATCCATAATCCATGCATAGATTTGTTGAGGTCAACTTGTCTCAATATACCATGCTATTAAGCCAAGCATGACGCACCTACTGCCAAGTGTTTGCATTTGGGACAAAAGAATGGAAACCGTGTACAATTtcatactagcttataacccgtgccaagcacgggattatatgaattttttaagtttattacTTAttggaaatataatatttttgatatagttatttaaattattattgttgagATACAAAACTTATTATGCATTAACATattagtaatatttaattatgtttaagttttatttttcaaaataaatattctcAGAATACATGTTCTTATAtgaatctattttaaaatggtacgttttattttatttaaatcattATGTTGTTTATGATTCTAGATAGATGGGGAAAAAATTCACCAGCATATATAGCGCCCGTTTGGATACCACAAAGAAGTGCTTCTTTTCTCAATAAGCCAaattctacttttcttgaccatgtaaaaagtcgagaatcacttataaaaagttgggAATGATAGCTTTTCTTTcagaacttctacttctttccccaacactttaatcacttataagtcttaacttgtttctcACTTCTTTTTCACttcttttactttaagcaacaagcacttattttaagctcaaccaaacggccccataaatTGGCTGTGAGTGTATTCAATCTTTAATAAAACTCAATTTCAGTTCATAATTGTTTTAGAcgtctaataaatattattaaatgcaACGCTAATTGAAGTTCTTGTAGATTTAATATTGATGGATATTtgtcaaattaatataaaactataacagatattataaat of Daucus carota subsp. sativus chromosome 3, DH1 v3.0, whole genome shotgun sequence contains these proteins:
- the LOC108214188 gene encoding transcription factor MYB41 — translated: MGRAPCCDKNGLKKGPWTQEEDAKLVQYIQANGPGNWRNLPQNADLQRCGKSCRLRWTNYLRPDIKRGRFSFEEEEAIIQLHRVMGNKWSAIAAHLPGRTDNEIKNYWNTHIRKRLLRMGVDPVTHSPRIDFHDLSNILGSAQLNLSNLLGLQTAVSPELLGLANLLSSSQYQNPDLSFSLQKLQQLDNIIKNGDQVQSLYSNQYQNLTQVVSPSIVNQALLMEGNIGQYLSPTNSGFENLQGNQTSLTALQNMGYSACMADENLTESPDSQLISNDQSRHFDSGFSTPKSNSTSTPLNSSSTFVNSISNNENAGDRFCSNELTFEIPESFNFDEFIM